TGGCATCCGGAATGGTGTTCATTGACccatctttttgttttcttcctttttggCAGGCATTAATTTCATACGCATATAATcttaaaatgaaaaaaaaaaattgtataaTGGTATATATTCATTTCGAATAAATAGTAACCGGTGTGAGCTACGACAAGTACAGCCACAATTCTTTTAATACTTGCACTTAAAAAGCAGTTAAATATTTCCGTGATTCATGAACCTCTGTATGTAGAATAACCATAATTGCTCAATAGCAATGGTACATGATAATGCTTCTCTGGGATAGCAGGGACTTCAAACCATATATCTataaaggggaaaaatgtCGTTCCatctcttttcaaaaagtaGTCCTTGGTGTGATACCTAATTCGATAAGTTCCACTAACTAATTTAGTCCATTGATTATTTTCGGCATTAATGAAAGTCTCTGTACTATTTGCAGCATTCCAAGATCCAATTCTTCCATCCTGATTCGTATACGCATAACCAAATGGTTTCACTTCTGATGGTGATGTAATACCATTTGAGGGTATATAGCTTATCTCACACTTAACATTTTCGGCGGGTTTGCCACACGTGGTGTCTAGAATATGGCAAGTAATTGGTGACCTTGAAGACATCCTGATCAactaaatttcttttctaacCAGATGTCATATAGATATACGAAGAAATTAAATATGAACAAACGAACggtcaaaaaaagaaaagaaaaaaagatattgttatatatatataggcTATCGATGCTGGATTCCTTAAGCTGAGAAAATACGGCAAAAACTAAGATAGCTGCAATCCGCAGCACCTCTCGTAGAAGCCCGAGCATATTCGAGGTTCGTCTTTCAGCGACGGATCGATCCGTctattaaataaatataaatagggaaataaatttaatagaaaaaaaaaaaaattaatctCGATTGTAAACAGAAGCCAATCCCCACATCAACCTTTCTTCACCTAAGTCAACTATTCAAACATatgaatttactttcttACCAAGAAATGGCAGAGCTACATGACGGATGATATTTTGAGGGAAAAAGTTTgcaaaagagcaagaaaaaagcttGAAGAGAATTGCCACTTGGATGTTGCTCCTGGAAAGAACTATATTAGTTTTAGGAAGAATGATGTTAATTACTATGCTCCAAACCTCATTTATACCGCTGAGACATTAAACTATAAGTATAATAATGgatattttccattattAGTTAAAGATGCATTAAAGACGAAAGATCCAAGGCAATTATATCATAATGAAGGAGCAAATGCTGCCAATAAACatgtttcatttttttccaatcaTCCTCTTCTCAAGATTTCAATTACTGGCAAAATTACATTTGAGAAGACTATTGAAACTGCTCGAAAGAATGAACAAGGCAATACGGTCAATGAATGTTTGCATATACTTGAGATCGATGATGGCTCCTCTAGTACCAGTATAAAAGTTCGAGTCAACCATATTCAATACGCCTTTAATCAAATGTCATATAATAGCAATCGTAACACCCTATTTCGAATCGATGGTCATATAGCTTTTTATTACCTTAAGCAGACTATGGACCTAAATCGGGAGGTTCGTGCGGATAACGTAACGCCGGTATGCAATCGATCTGACTTTCAAAGGGAAATTAATTGGTGGAAAACAGCAGTTGATGCTCGCCACAAATATCTTCAGAAACCTTGGGTAATTCGATTTGGACCTTACGAAAATGAACTATCAAATAGCGAGggaaaaaatcaagattTAACTGTACGCGAAGATATTGTGATGCTTCCTGCGGAGACAACTTCTCATGAATCTGAAAAAGGGATACCTGAATCGGTTATTTCAGATTCAATATTACGGCTCCAAAATGCATTCTTGAAATTTATGATAAAAAGGCATAAGCACAAAACTTTGAAGATGGATGATATATGTGCAGACGCAACAATGCGAGCAGAAATTCAAGGAGTACTTGATAATTTATCGTTGCATCCCGACAATATTGAATTAAGAGAGATCTATGGACTGGTTATTAAGAAATTTTCAGATATTAGGATGGTGAAACAGAAATCAACTACTGAAGTAAGTatattgaaattttcaaggcTTTTCTGCTACATTAAAAACatgatgaaatttcttACGACAAGCCAGGAAGTTGAGGTTTACAAATTAATCAAGAAATTTTCATATTCGAACATGAACAGACACACGTATAAAGATATtcagaaatatttaaagCAGATCATTCACTTTTCTATAGATCTTAGGAAGTTGGCCAAAGAGTTAACAGAAAAGTTTAACATCAAATCAGTACCCCTGGAACTTATAAACACAATGATTGAGGAATCAATTGGCGGGGATTACATCACAAAAGGAGGAATTAGGGTTCGAGAATTTCAAGGCGCTTCCAACTTTAAAATAGTATTAAAGTGGATATCTCTTCCAAGTGAGCCAATTTGGAAATATGTGCCTAAGCTATACTTGGATTAGTTCTATTTTGGCTGGAGCATTAAACCGAAACATGTTGTCATCTTTACTAGTATATATTGATAAACTCGaccatttttctcctttttgaGATAATTTATGTTATCAATTCGTAGTAACCAGTAGATAGTGAAGTTATTAAATCCTTGCACGTATGAATATTCCAATTGAATAATAGTTAACTATGTTCGCTTCTCAGGCCCAACCAtgtccaaaaaaaaaaaaataataataataatttatAATAAGGAAAGAACTGAACACCTGCCATTTTATACGCAAGAACCTGGATAGAACACAATACTTGAAATTAAATCCACACTAAACTCCCTTGTAGAATTTACCCTCTTTAATAGAATGATTAGCCGGAGGCGAAGATCAAGTATTCATGAGCAGTTTTTAGGCCATAGAAGGAGAAGGGGCTCAACTGTTGAATCAATTGCGACTAATGTTCCGACAATTGAAATTGTGGGAAATGCTAATGCACATTTAGGATATAGAAGGAACAGATCAAACTCAATGAGCATATTAGAAACCAAAATGAAGTTAAACAATGAAACTTTTGAACATGATGGGCTTATGCTATATCCATTTTCCAAACTGGAACGAGATGAACTTTGGCTTAAAGAGACAGAAACATTGGAAAGTGATCTCAGCATTGACGTTACAGATGAGATTAGCTTAGAGAATTTCCAATTACAAGATGTTTCGAATTTTCAAAGgtatttgaaatttattttgcatGAGAATACATATTTTGAGAATGAGGTTGATGAGATCGCAGAAAGCCTCGATGAGCTGTTAACAATTAATGATCAGGTGGGGAAACAAACTGGAGatttcaaaggaaaatcaGATTCACTAGTTTCTGATCTTGAAATACTTTCGAATTTACAGAAGAAGCTCTCCGAGAAGCTTCAATACTTTGAATCACTGGATGATATTGTACAAACATTGAATACCTCAAGTTCTGGATCAATTGTACTTCAACAGGATTTCAGGAAAACTATTTTAGTTTCCTTGGATCAATCGATAAAGTTTGTGAATGACCCTAATAACAGTAAATTTAAGGAAATCGATCTTTACAAATTGAGATTCAAGCAATGCATGATAAGGGCATTAACCCTTCTACGAAACTATATTAATTCCCATATAAGGCGGACACAGCAGTTAATTGAGCAAAAGGTCAAAGCACAAGGAAATACTGCTGATACTAATTCATCAACGTCGTCAAAAATTATGATTGATGCATTAATATACAAGGAATTTATAGAGTCATTAGTCCCTATATCTGATCTATTTAAGGAGCTATATAAACGTGGTTTTGTTGATTCTGATGATTCCAACGAGTACTTTGGCTTATTGAATGATTGTTATAACCagtatttttcatctcgAAACAGACTTCTTTCATACGTGCCAATTAAGTACGATGAAATCATAAATAAATGCAATCATACCAACCAGGCTGTCCAGTCTTGCTTGACACGCTTCAATAAAATGCTGCAGCAGGAAAGTCGGGTTTTTCACAAGTTGTTTTACCTTTCACCATCTGAATTAGTTCCTCCTCTTGATAATACTACAAACGCCATGGCAATGAACAAATTCTTTCAAGGGCTGATGGATCCTCTTTATGAAACAATCCGCAAACGGTTATTGTCGGAGACTAATATTGGAGAGCTTTGCGAGATAATCAGTATTTTAGAAAGCTTCTTTGAACAGGATGATACCGCCATAGAGAGATCCGTTACGATGTCAGGCACGGATGATTTTGAAAGTGGAAATGATATCGATTATGAGAATTTACTTAGACAACTGTTTGAGGATGTTCAATCACGTCTTGTCTTTAGGATTCGGCGCTACATAGATGGAAATGTGGTTAATTACAAACGTACGGGAAAGGAAATGGCAATTGGCtttagaagaaaaaattccCATTCTCAAGGCATGGATTCAGAGTTAGATATAAGTGCTAAGGGTAACTTATCCGATGGGAGTATAATAACAACGAACTCGGAATTTCCTGTCGATACTTCGTTGATTTACCCGCCTGTTGTGAAGTCGGTCAAACTTCTCAGTAAAATATATCAACTTGTGAGTCAGAATGTCTTTAACACCCTTGCGAACTCGATTGTTCATTTAGCGATTGAATCGTTGAGAAATGCGTTTGATGGTGATATTTCTCTAGATTCAAAGCTTTACGAGATCCGAAACATGATGTTTCTGAAAGACTACATTTCCACCTTTGAAGTGGACGGTTCTACGAAGGAAATCGCATTGGACTTTAGTGGATTGAGAAAGCTGTATCATAGAATAACTGGTAGAAAAGATAACAGGACTGACAGGAGCATTTTGAGTTCGGCTGAAAGTAATAATCCGTTCTTTGCTGCAATGCCTCGAGTGGTCACTACATATTTCAATTGCAAAGTAGAAATTCAGGAGAATCTAAAAGATGTGATTCGGAAATTTATTGACATTGTGAAACAGGTATTCGTTCAGCCTTTATCTGACTATTCAGAGAAAACAGATTTGGCAACAACAACGAGCACTTTTATGTCAGTGTTAGAATCAGAGCTTCCTAGGTTAGGACCTCAGATAAACAACTATATTTCCGACCAACAGACCACATATGCTCTTATCGATGGGGTGCAGGGTGAAGTTATTAATGCTTATGAGGCTTTctataaaaaagcatgcGACTTGAATAAAGACAGCGAGCAGTTAAAAATTCTTCCAAGTGAGGAAGACGTGATTTCAACATGGGGGTCCATTATCGGAGAGATGATGAATAAGATGGATATAGAGAGATCTGAGGTTGGGTCGCGACCAGATGGCTCTGTTGCAGGTTCAACATAGAAACCTTTATTGAGCCGTTTAATCGTCATCTTTCTCCAAATCAAATTGTATACTAATAATAATGTAAAAGCCTATGAAACCTGTACCTCGTCGTCAGGATTGTACATGTTCTTCGACAATAAAATGTTTAATTCCCTCTTTATGAATGGAATCTTTGCCGGATCGACAAGAAGATGAGTGTCGTCAAGTTCTTCAATCACAATATCCTTGTATTCTGCATCAATATTCACAATTAGCGCCTTTATAGAAGGGTCACACTGAACCAAGCTCCCTTTAATTGCTCTAGCCATGTCTGTTATATATGTAATCAAAGTGCACTCTATATGTAAGTTAAAGAGTTGCTGCGTGGTCGTTTTATCTGGATGAACGTAATTATGCTATGTTTCaatgttcaaaaaaaaaaaaaaaagcgattAGATATAATAACATCCATACATTTGGCAGGCATTCATGTATCTATAAACATTCAATCAAAAGACGTATACCAGTTGATAATAACACTGTAAGGAGGTAAATTTCGGGTAATTAACTTAATCTTGGCACAGGAGTGTGCAGACATGATCACGAACagtaatgaaaaaattgatggtGATCGAATTGATGAAGACAAGAAAACTACGACAGATACAAGGAGTAACGTTTCTACGAAGAGCCTGATACCCACTTCGGATGACCAAATTTCAAAGCACCACACTGAGAGTATGtcaattgaaaataataatcaagTGGAATCGCAAGGTTTGGAGTTTGATGATACATCTGAAGAGACAGTAGAAACTGAAACTACAGCAtcagatgaggatgaggaagaggatgatgataatagtAATGATGATAGTGAGGATGATGAcagtgatgatgacgagGACGAGGATGAGCCACCAAGGC
This sequence is a window from Brettanomyces bruxellensis chromosome 5, complete sequence. Protein-coding genes within it:
- the TFB5 gene encoding TFIIH complex subunit tfb5 produces the protein MARAIKGSLVQCDPSIKALIVNIDAEYKDIVIEELDDTHLLVDPAKIPFIKRELNILLSKNMYNPDDEVQVS
- a CDS encoding uncharacterized protein (BUSCO:EOG09261CWO), with the translated sequence MISRRRRSSIHEQFLGHRRRRGSTVESIATNVPTIEIVGNANAHLGYRRNRSNSMSILETKMKLNNETFEHDGLMLYPFSKLERDELWLKETETLESDLSIDVTDEISLENFQLQDVSNFQRYLKFILHENTYFENEVDEIAESLDELLTINDQVGKQTGDFKGKSDSLVSDLEILSNLQKKLSEKLQYFESLDDIVQTLNTSSSGSIVLQQDFRKTILVSLDQSIKFVNDPNNSKFKEIDLYKLRFKQCMIRALTLLRNYINSHIRRTQQLIEQKVKAQGNTADTNSSTSSKIMIDALIYKEFIESLVPISDLFKELYKRGFVDSDDSNEYFGLLNDCYNQYFSSRNRLLSYVPIKYDEIINKCNHTNQAVQSCLTRFNKMLQQESRVFHKLFYLSPSELVPPLDNTTNAMAMNKFFQGLMDPLYETIRKRLLSETNIGELCEIISILESFFEQDDTAIERSVTMSGTDDFESGNDIDYENLLRQLFEDVQSRLVFRIRRYIDGNVVNYKRTGKEMAIGFRRKNSHSQGMDSELDISAKGNLSDGSIITTNSEFPVDTSLIYPPVVKSVKLLSKIYQLVSQNVFNTLANSIVHLAIESLRNAFDGDISLDSKLYEIRNMMFLKDYISTFEVDGSTKEIALDFSGLRKLYHRITGRKDNRTDRSILSSAESNNPFFAAMPRVVTTYFNCKVEIQENLKDVIRKFIDIVKQVFVQPLSDYSEKTDLATTTSTFMSVLESELPRLGPQINNYISDQQTTYALIDGVQGEVINAYEAFYKKACDLNKDSEQLKILPSEEDVISTWGSIIGEMMNKMDIERSEVGSRPDGSVAGST